The genomic interval TATATTATGCAGGTGGATTCCCTTATCTTAAAGGACTCAATGGCACGAAAAAACTTGTAATAGGAAATAATGATGTGGAACGTTTTGAAAAACTTAAAAATCTTAAAAGTTGGAGTGTTCAAAAAGGTTTAGCCTTACAAGTTCCCCAAAGCGAGGCAATTCTCAAAAAGCTCTATGCACAATTTGGCAAAAGTATGGTAAAAGATGATATTTATCTCAATGCCATAGTGCTTGATTGTGCAGGAGAGCGCATTATGTTTTCGCATTTTCCTGTGTTTCATCGCAAGGCACACGATAGATTCACTAAAAGTAGAGATACGCTTGATAAGCTTTTTGCCCTCGCGGATTGCTCACTGAATATTCACGGACATATCCATTCACGCAATACAAATTATTCCTTTTGTTTTAATGTCAGCTGCGAACAGCTAGGTTTTGCTCCCAAACGACTTAAAGAAATTATTACCTTATGGCGACATAAAGTCCATATTTAGGGGAGCAATGATATATTTTTACGCTCTTATTTCCTCTGGCACGATAAGGAGGCGCATTCCCAAATCTTTTGCTCACGCACTTAAACATTTAGAAGAGATAAATGTGCTTGAAAATAAAGGTGAATATTGCATACTTAAGCCTCACTTTATTATAGGCAGTGTAGATATTTCACGCAGTGGAAAAATCTACATCAAAAGCTTGAATATAAAAGATGAAAATGATTTTCTCCTTGAAAATGGACGATATGTTAAGCTCAAAAAAGGTGATATTATTCTCGCAAAGCACACAACAAAAAAAGCGCGTTTTATTACATTGCTTTACTCACCAAAAACTTATACCCTTGCTACTCTTGTGATGAAAAAGGGGGTAATTAAAGCTCTTGAGCTTGATACAAAAAGTGGAAAAGAACATTATATAGAACTTAAAGTCTCACAAAAATCGCTCAAAGCTTTGCCTCCGCACTGCGTGGTAAAGGTTGAGCTTTTATCTGGCAATATTGTTGAAGTGCTTGGAGTGCTTGGAGATGCACAAATTGACGAAAAAATAGTCCTAAGCTCTTATAATCGCGTCAATGAATTTAGCTCTAATGTCAAGGAGTTTGCTCAATCTTTTGGCGATGAAGTATGTAAAGAGATGTATCCCCATCGTGTAGATTTAAGCCACTTGCCTTTTTGTGTGATAGACCCCAAAGACGCACGCGACCACGATGATGCGATTTATTTTGAAAGCAAAACAAAAACGCTTTATGTGGCTATTGCCGATGTAAGCGAATATGTAAGCTGTGAAAGTGTGCTTGATAAGGAAGCAAGAC from Helicobacter hepaticus ATCC 51449 carries:
- a CDS encoding metallophosphoesterase, which gives rise to MMGFEITENTFVISDSHFGHKAVLQREPSRLKSAKAYGYSDFYAFHKHLWNQVVGKKDTLLHLGDLYYAGGFPYLKGLNGTKKLVIGNNDVERFEKLKNLKSWSVQKGLALQVPQSEAILKKLYAQFGKSMVKDDIYLNAIVLDCAGERIMFSHFPVFHRKAHDRFTKSRDTLDKLFALADCSLNIHGHIHSRNTNYSFCFNVSCEQLGFAPKRLKEIITLWRHKVHI